A genomic region of Christiangramia sp. OXR-203 contains the following coding sequences:
- a CDS encoding metallophosphoesterase — protein MKRRDFIQNTAAATALVSLGGLSALSFKPERQQITILHTNDVHSHIEAFGPDAGRNANLGGVARRATLVEKIRRENPNTLLLDAGDIFQGTPYFNFYGGELEFKLMSMLKYDAATLGNHDFDNGIDGLYAQLPHAEFPFVISNYDFSNTVMDGKTDKFRTFVKDGIKIGVFGVGIELQGLVSNKLYKETEYLNPIEIATDMSRILKEEENCDLVICLSHLGYKYSSQKIGDIKLARATENIDLIIGGHTHTFLDKPTVETNKAGNPVLVNQVGCYGVYLGRVDFFFQNGKKSSADGVKLAI, from the coding sequence ATGAAGAGAAGAGATTTTATTCAGAATACGGCAGCCGCTACAGCTTTAGTGAGTCTGGGCGGACTTTCAGCATTGTCATTTAAACCTGAAAGACAACAAATCACGATCCTGCACACCAACGATGTACATAGCCATATCGAGGCATTTGGTCCAGATGCCGGTAGAAATGCAAATCTTGGAGGCGTAGCCAGAAGAGCTACCCTGGTGGAGAAAATACGTAGAGAAAATCCCAATACCCTGTTACTGGATGCCGGAGATATTTTCCAGGGCACGCCCTACTTCAATTTTTATGGTGGTGAACTGGAATTCAAATTAATGAGTATGCTAAAATATGATGCTGCAACTCTTGGAAACCATGATTTTGATAATGGTATCGATGGACTATATGCCCAGCTACCACATGCAGAGTTTCCCTTTGTAATATCAAATTACGACTTCAGCAATACTGTCATGGATGGAAAAACTGATAAGTTCCGTACGTTCGTGAAAGATGGTATCAAGATCGGCGTTTTTGGAGTTGGTATCGAATTACAGGGATTGGTAAGCAATAAACTATACAAGGAAACTGAATATTTGAATCCAATCGAGATCGCTACTGATATGAGCCGCATTCTCAAAGAGGAAGAAAATTGTGACCTGGTTATTTGTTTATCACATCTTGGATATAAATATTCATCTCAAAAGATCGGGGATATTAAACTGGCGAGAGCTACAGAAAACATTGACCTAATCATCGGAGGCCATACCCATACTTTTCTTGATAAACCAACTGTGGAAACCAATAAGGCAGGAAACCCAGTCCTAGTGAACCAGGTTGGCTGTTATGGCGTGTATCTGGGCAGAGTTGATTTCTTCTTTCAAAATGGAAAAAAATCTTCCGCAGACGGTGTAAAGCTTGCCATATAA
- a CDS encoding DUF6913 domain-containing protein — protein sequence MITNKIKSVQLKKAIEKLKQKRQFGANISNRVLLVVSEDNFENYGSLQNLWKSLGLHENAFDVVICGNVRDIDDKDLLQISLKDLSLDGEFKNKDLSALLENEFGSAIVISGEETLLSNFVALRSGAAFLMGKSPDPFSILDIEIFENDPSLLEAELIRYYKILKHKK from the coding sequence ATGATCACAAATAAAATTAAATCGGTTCAGCTAAAAAAAGCTATTGAGAAACTGAAGCAGAAGAGACAATTCGGCGCTAATATTTCAAACCGGGTATTACTGGTTGTTTCTGAAGATAATTTCGAAAATTATGGGAGTCTTCAGAATCTCTGGAAAAGTTTAGGCCTGCACGAAAATGCTTTTGATGTTGTGATCTGCGGAAATGTTCGTGATATTGATGATAAAGATCTGTTGCAGATTAGTTTAAAAGACTTAAGTCTTGATGGCGAGTTCAAAAACAAGGATCTCTCAGCGCTGCTGGAAAATGAATTTGGATCAGCAATCGTTATAAGCGGAGAAGAAACTTTGCTTTCAAATTTTGTGGCTTTAAGATCTGGGGCAGCATTTTTGATGGGTAAATCTCCGGATCCATTTTCGATCCTGGATATAGAAATTTTTGAAAATGATCCTTCTCTTCTGGAAGCAGAATTGATCAGATATTATAAAATATTAAAACATAAAAAGTAA
- a CDS encoding M15 family metallopeptidase encodes MAQTIPEDFVYLRDVLPFAIEEVRYAGEHNFTGRPVPGYESAQIILTKKAAEALKKVQQDLIQKDLMVKLFDAYRPQTAVNEFVAWARKPEDTLAKNEFYPDVQKSRLFELGYIASKSGHSRGGTVDLTLVNVNTCKELDMGGAYDFFGEISHHRSTSVTSEQKVNRELLRTVMLKNGFRSYSEEWWHYTLNAEPFPHQYFDFPIK; translated from the coding sequence ATGGCACAGACTATCCCTGAAGATTTTGTATATCTGAGAGACGTGCTACCATTTGCGATCGAAGAAGTACGTTATGCAGGTGAGCATAATTTTACAGGCAGACCAGTTCCCGGATATGAGTCGGCGCAGATCATTCTGACCAAGAAAGCTGCGGAAGCCTTAAAAAAAGTACAGCAAGATCTTATTCAGAAGGATTTGATGGTAAAGCTCTTCGATGCTTACCGACCTCAGACTGCTGTTAATGAATTCGTAGCCTGGGCTCGAAAACCCGAAGATACCCTGGCGAAAAACGAATTTTATCCCGATGTTCAAAAAAGCAGGTTGTTTGAACTCGGTTATATCGCTTCAAAATCTGGACATTCCAGGGGTGGAACTGTAGATCTTACTTTGGTGAACGTAAACACCTGTAAGGAATTGGATATGGGTGGAGCCTATGATTTTTTCGGAGAAATATCTCATCATCGTTCAACTTCGGTCACTTCAGAACAAAAGGTAAACAGGGAGCTTTTAAGAACAGTTATGCTTAAAAATGGCTTCCGAAGTTATTCTGAAGAATGGTGGCATTATACCTTGAATGCCGAACCCTTTCCTCATCAATATTTCGACTTCCCGATAAAATAA
- a CDS encoding TIGR00730 family Rossman fold protein, translating to MEENYNIIENVAVFCASSDGVDPEIFKMARIVGEVLAKRDIRLIYGGSKLGLMGQVAAGVMENGGFVTGVIPEFLKTKEVVHTELDRLITTKDMHERKLTMNELSDAFITLPGGFGTLEELFEIVTWSQLGLHRKPIGLLNINGFYDDLLSMLKNMTAKGLLKEENLEILLVADSIEELLKLMHNYKARPVPKWMNKNQT from the coding sequence ATGGAGGAGAATTATAATATTATTGAAAATGTAGCGGTCTTTTGTGCGAGTAGCGATGGAGTAGATCCTGAAATATTTAAAATGGCCCGCATAGTAGGCGAAGTGCTCGCCAAAAGAGATATTCGGCTTATTTATGGTGGTAGTAAATTGGGGTTAATGGGTCAGGTTGCCGCAGGAGTTATGGAAAATGGCGGATTTGTAACAGGGGTTATTCCGGAGTTTCTAAAGACCAAAGAGGTAGTTCATACAGAACTTGACAGGTTAATTACTACTAAAGACATGCACGAGCGCAAATTAACCATGAACGAACTTAGCGACGCTTTTATCACCTTGCCCGGTGGTTTTGGAACACTGGAAGAGTTATTCGAGATCGTTACCTGGTCTCAGCTTGGTTTGCATCGTAAACCTATTGGCTTGCTGAATATTAACGGATTCTATGACGACCTTCTTAGTATGCTGAAAAATATGACAGCCAAGGGTCTACTCAAAGAGGAGAACCTGGAGATCTTGCTGGTAGCTGATTCTATTGAAGAATTACTGAAGCTGATGCATAATTATAAAGCCAGACCAGTTCCTAAATGGATGAATAAAAACCAAACCTGA
- a CDS encoding DNA-directed RNA polymerase subunit omega: protein MDFKKIDAPVNTTTINKNEVDAPTGNIYEAISIVAKRAGQINGEIKKELLEKLDEFATYNDSLDEIFENKEQIEVSKFYEKLPKPQSLAIQEWLDDKIYWRNTMETEE, encoded by the coding sequence ATGGATTTTAAAAAAATTGATGCCCCGGTTAACACAACTACTATCAACAAGAATGAAGTAGATGCACCTACCGGAAACATTTACGAGGCGATATCTATCGTAGCGAAGAGAGCTGGACAGATTAATGGTGAAATCAAAAAAGAGCTTTTAGAGAAGCTTGATGAATTCGCTACTTATAACGATTCTCTTGACGAGATTTTTGAAAACAAAGAGCAGATCGAGGTTTCAAAATTCTACGAAAAACTTCCAAAACCGCAATCACTTGCGATCCAGGAGTGGCTTGATGACAAGATCTACTGGAGAAACACTATGGAAACCGAAGAATAG
- the ligA gene encoding NAD-dependent DNA ligase LigA, producing the protein MDAEKRIKALREELQQHNYNYYVLDKPQISDYDFDMKLKELQQLEDQNPDLFDENSPTQRVGGTVTKNFETIVHDQRMYSLSNSYSKEELEDWEKRIRKSVDGDISYVCELKYDGASISLTYENGKLSRAVTRGDGFQGDEVTSNVRTIRSVPLKLKGDFPKRFDIRGEIVLPYEGFAKMNAERVEAGEEPYANPRNTASGSLKLQDSAEVARRPLECLLYSIVGNNLNIKTQYEGLEMARKWGFKAPAESELKHSIEEVFDYINYWDKHRHDLPYETDGVVIKVNDLHQQDELGHTAKSPRWAIAYKFKAEQESTTLDRITYQVGRTGAITPVANLQPVQLAGTVVRRASLHNADQIEKLDIREGDTVYVEKGGEIIPKIVGVDFTQRDPDSSPTEYASRCPECDTELIRNEGEAQHYCPNTNGCPPQIIGRIQHYISRKAMDIEGLGGETVALLVTAGLINNYADLYTLTKEDVLPLERMAEKSAENLITGIERSREIPFERVLFGLGIRYVGETVAKKLAKHFKSVEALMAASKEELENIDEIGERIAWSVGDFFSNAENRKNVERLREYGIQMEISAEKLANQTSILEGNTFVISGVFNKVSRNDLKKLIEDNGGKVSSSISSKTNYLVAGENMGPSKLAKAEKLGTQMLSEDEFLAMLDK; encoded by the coding sequence ATGGACGCGGAAAAAAGGATAAAGGCTTTAAGAGAAGAATTACAACAGCATAATTACAATTACTATGTGTTGGACAAGCCTCAGATAAGTGACTATGATTTTGATATGAAGCTGAAGGAATTGCAGCAGCTGGAAGATCAAAACCCAGATTTGTTCGATGAAAATTCACCTACTCAGCGGGTGGGTGGTACGGTCACTAAAAACTTTGAAACCATCGTGCATGATCAACGTATGTATTCGCTTTCAAATTCCTATTCTAAAGAAGAGCTGGAAGATTGGGAGAAACGGATTCGTAAAAGCGTGGATGGCGATATTTCTTATGTATGCGAGTTAAAATATGACGGTGCCTCTATAAGTCTTACTTATGAAAATGGTAAATTATCCCGTGCGGTAACACGTGGTGATGGATTTCAGGGTGATGAGGTTACCAGTAACGTTCGAACGATTCGCTCCGTTCCATTAAAACTGAAGGGCGATTTCCCGAAACGATTTGATATTCGAGGAGAGATCGTTTTGCCTTATGAAGGTTTTGCAAAAATGAATGCAGAGAGAGTGGAAGCCGGGGAAGAACCCTACGCAAATCCTAGAAATACAGCTTCCGGAAGTTTAAAGCTTCAGGATAGTGCCGAGGTGGCTCGTCGCCCGCTCGAATGTTTGCTTTACAGTATCGTTGGAAATAACCTGAATATCAAAACACAATACGAAGGTCTTGAAATGGCCAGGAAATGGGGTTTTAAAGCTCCTGCAGAATCGGAATTGAAACATTCTATTGAGGAAGTATTTGATTATATAAATTACTGGGATAAGCATCGTCACGATTTGCCTTATGAAACAGATGGCGTTGTGATTAAAGTAAATGATCTCCATCAACAGGATGAGCTTGGCCATACTGCTAAATCCCCGCGTTGGGCAATTGCTTACAAATTCAAGGCAGAACAGGAGTCTACCACGCTGGATAGAATAACTTACCAGGTTGGAAGAACCGGCGCGATCACACCTGTGGCAAACCTGCAACCTGTGCAACTCGCCGGGACGGTAGTACGTCGTGCTTCCTTGCATAACGCAGATCAAATTGAAAAGCTGGACATCAGGGAAGGAGATACAGTTTATGTTGAAAAAGGCGGAGAAATTATTCCGAAGATCGTAGGTGTTGATTTTACTCAGCGCGATCCGGATTCCAGTCCTACAGAATATGCTTCTCGTTGCCCGGAGTGTGATACAGAGCTTATCAGGAATGAAGGAGAAGCACAACATTATTGTCCAAATACCAATGGATGTCCTCCGCAAATCATAGGTAGAATTCAGCATTATATATCACGAAAGGCGATGGATATTGAGGGTCTTGGAGGAGAAACCGTTGCTTTGCTGGTCACCGCAGGCCTTATTAATAATTACGCAGATCTTTATACGCTCACTAAAGAGGACGTTCTTCCCCTGGAAAGAATGGCGGAAAAGTCGGCAGAGAATCTTATTACCGGTATAGAAAGATCCAGAGAGATCCCATTTGAAAGAGTTTTATTTGGATTAGGAATTAGATATGTAGGTGAAACGGTAGCTAAGAAACTGGCTAAACACTTCAAATCGGTCGAAGCATTGATGGCGGCCAGCAAAGAAGAGCTGGAGAATATTGATGAAATTGGAGAACGTATTGCCTGGAGCGTTGGTGATTTCTTCAGTAATGCTGAAAACAGGAAGAATGTGGAGCGTCTTCGGGAATATGGGATACAAATGGAAATTTCCGCAGAGAAACTGGCGAATCAAACCAGTATCCTGGAAGGGAACACGTTCGTGATTTCCGGAGTTTTCAACAAGGTTTCCAGAAATGATCTAAAAAAGCTTATTGAGGATAACGGCGGAAAAGTTTCCAGTTCGATCTCTTCCAAAACTAACTATTTGGTGGCCGGTGAAAATATGGGGCCGAGTAAGCTTGCCAAGGCAGAAAAGCTGGGTACTCAGATGTTGAGTGAAGATGAATTCCTGGCTATGCTGGATAAATAG
- a CDS encoding VOC family protein, protein MKIHKLCLYTSDVARQYSFYKDDLGMEIINYEEDSFEVQCGYSILRFEFRENSVPTHFAFHIPDEQEQEALNWLKTVVPVLKYNDEEIIDFSNWNAKSVYFYDKDRNIVEFISRRNFCKPELGVFTAENIVGIAEIGLATSNIKEVFEQLNVKSDLHKYDGDYEHFCAIGEDSGLFIVVNKHNKEWFPTNVNADPSDFQLDFEHKNKNFQLKFENDIVSISE, encoded by the coding sequence ATGAAGATCCATAAACTTTGTCTGTACACTTCAGATGTTGCACGCCAATATTCATTTTACAAAGATGATCTTGGAATGGAGATCATCAACTATGAAGAAGATAGTTTTGAAGTACAATGCGGATATTCAATTTTACGATTCGAATTCAGGGAAAATAGTGTGCCAACACATTTCGCTTTTCATATACCAGATGAGCAGGAACAGGAGGCACTTAACTGGTTGAAAACTGTAGTTCCGGTTCTAAAGTACAATGATGAGGAGATCATTGACTTTAGTAACTGGAATGCGAAGTCGGTTTACTTTTACGATAAAGACCGAAACATTGTGGAGTTTATTTCCCGCAGAAATTTTTGCAAACCTGAGCTCGGCGTATTTACCGCTGAAAATATCGTAGGAATTGCAGAAATAGGCCTGGCAACGTCTAATATTAAAGAAGTATTTGAACAATTGAACGTAAAGAGTGATTTGCATAAATATGATGGAGATTACGAGCATTTTTGCGCAATTGGAGAAGATTCAGGCTTATTTATTGTCGTAAACAAGCATAACAAGGAATGGTTTCCCACAAATGTTAATGCAGATCCTTCAGATTTTCAACTGGATTTCGAGCATAAAAACAAGAACTTTCAGCTGAAGTTCGAGAATGATATAGTAAGTATTTCCGAATAA
- a CDS encoding DUF4835 family protein: MLRITFLVLFTIFSYSGIAQQLSCEVVVNAEQTGQANLSVFKTLERSLNEFINQTTWTDRRLQDHERISCSMFITINSFEGESFNGTIQVQSSRPVYGTSMITPVFNFNDEQLSFSYREYQPLNYSQNTYTNNLVSVISFYVYTILGLDADTFAPEGGTAFFEEANRIVTTAQQGNSQGWRGSDGQRSRFRLNADLLANTYAEYREALYDYHRLGLDVMHADVMAGKTAIAESLNKLEVMNNRRNNSLLLRAFFDSKADEIASVYTGGPAYPAKDELIQTLNNIAARYARSWRNIQ, encoded by the coding sequence ATGCTTAGAATTACCTTTCTAGTACTGTTCACTATATTTTCCTATTCAGGAATTGCACAGCAATTAAGTTGCGAGGTAGTGGTTAACGCAGAACAAACGGGGCAGGCAAATCTTTCTGTATTTAAGACGCTGGAAAGATCGCTGAATGAGTTTATCAACCAGACCACCTGGACAGACAGGCGTTTGCAGGATCATGAACGTATTAGCTGTAGTATGTTCATTACGATCAATAGTTTTGAAGGAGAAAGCTTTAATGGAACAATCCAGGTCCAATCTTCCAGACCGGTTTATGGAACCAGTATGATCACTCCTGTTTTTAATTTTAACGACGAACAATTAAGTTTTAGTTACCGGGAGTATCAACCTTTAAATTATAGTCAGAATACTTATACGAATAATCTCGTATCTGTTATTTCCTTTTACGTATATACTATTCTTGGACTTGATGCAGATACCTTTGCTCCGGAAGGCGGCACGGCTTTTTTTGAGGAAGCCAACAGAATCGTTACAACTGCCCAGCAGGGAAACTCGCAGGGTTGGAGAGGTTCAGACGGTCAACGTTCGCGTTTCCGGCTGAATGCAGATCTACTGGCGAACACTTATGCGGAATATCGTGAAGCACTTTACGACTATCACAGGTTGGGTCTAGATGTCATGCACGCTGATGTAATGGCTGGTAAAACTGCAATTGCCGAATCTTTGAATAAGCTGGAAGTGATGAACAATCGCAGAAATAACTCCCTGCTGCTTCGAGCTTTCTTTGACTCTAAGGCAGATGAAATTGCTTCTGTCTATACCGGAGGGCCTGCTTACCCTGCTAAGGATGAACTTATCCAGACACTGAATAATATCGCAGCCAGGTATGCCCGTAGCTGGCGAAATATTCAGTAA
- the coaBC gene encoding bifunctional phosphopantothenoylcysteine decarboxylase/phosphopantothenate--cysteine ligase CoaBC, which produces MSVLQGKKVLLGITGGIAAYKTASLVRLFVKSGAEVRVVMTQAAKEFITPLTLSTLSRNEVYSSFTSEEDENEQWNNHVELGLWADFMLLAPATASTLSKMASGNSDNILLATYLSAKCEVFFAPAMDLDMYKHPSTTKSFETLQGYGNIMIPSGTGELASGLSGKGRMAEPEEIISFIEDHLSKDLPLRNKKIVITAGPTYEAIDPVRFIGNHSSGKMGFAIALKAAEAGAEVVLITGPTHLDISHDNIELKRVVSTRDMYDAAHAEFENTDVFIAAAAVADYRPKTVADQKIKKNDPALSLELTKTEDILASLGAIKKDQKLVGFALETNNEEENARKKLEKKNLDFIVLNSLQDTGAGFKGDTNKIKIIYPDRKLEFDLKSKTEVAQDIITEVIKMFHA; this is translated from the coding sequence ATGTCTGTACTTCAAGGCAAAAAAGTTTTACTCGGCATTACCGGAGGTATTGCTGCCTACAAAACTGCTTCACTGGTACGACTATTTGTGAAGTCTGGTGCAGAGGTGAGGGTTGTAATGACACAGGCTGCAAAAGAATTTATCACTCCTCTTACACTTTCAACTCTTTCAAGGAATGAAGTTTATTCTTCATTTACTAGTGAAGAGGATGAGAATGAACAATGGAACAATCACGTGGAACTCGGCCTTTGGGCCGATTTCATGCTTTTAGCCCCAGCCACAGCGAGCACTCTATCTAAAATGGCTTCGGGGAATAGCGATAACATTTTGCTTGCTACTTATCTTTCAGCTAAATGTGAAGTTTTCTTTGCTCCGGCAATGGATCTTGACATGTATAAACACCCATCTACAACCAAAAGTTTCGAAACGCTCCAGGGATATGGCAATATCATGATTCCTTCAGGAACCGGTGAGCTAGCGAGCGGACTTTCAGGAAAAGGGAGAATGGCAGAGCCTGAAGAGATCATTAGCTTTATCGAAGATCACCTTTCTAAAGATCTTCCACTTCGGAACAAAAAAATTGTAATTACTGCCGGGCCAACTTATGAAGCCATAGACCCGGTACGATTTATTGGAAATCACTCCAGTGGTAAGATGGGCTTCGCAATTGCATTAAAGGCGGCAGAAGCTGGTGCTGAAGTTGTATTAATTACAGGTCCTACACATCTTGATATCTCACATGATAATATTGAACTTAAAAGAGTGGTAAGCACCCGGGATATGTACGATGCTGCTCATGCGGAGTTTGAGAACACCGATGTTTTTATTGCTGCGGCAGCTGTAGCCGATTACAGGCCTAAAACGGTCGCAGATCAAAAGATTAAAAAGAACGATCCCGCTTTAAGCCTGGAATTAACCAAAACTGAAGATATTCTTGCTTCTCTGGGAGCTATTAAGAAGGATCAGAAGTTGGTAGGTTTCGCTTTGGAAACTAACAATGAGGAAGAGAATGCAAGAAAAAAGCTGGAAAAGAAAAATCTAGATTTTATTGTCTTAAATTCCCTTCAGGATACCGGTGCAGGTTTTAAAGGAGATACCAATAAGATTAAGATCATTTATCCAGATAGAAAACTGGAATTTGACCTTAAAAGTAAAACGGAAGTTGCCCAGGATATCATTACAGAAGTAATCAAAATGTTTCATGCTTAG
- a CDS encoding outer membrane protein assembly factor BamD: MKKGILALGLLMVTISCSEYQSLLKNEETAPKYTAAEELYTEGKEEDDNGKLRKALRLLEQIEPEYRGKPQGERLVYILGDTYYQLGDYYNAPFNFERFVQLYPNSQKVEEAEYKTAVSYYNRSPRFNLDQTDTRKAIEELQVYLNKYPEGEFVDSANDYATELRVKLEKKAYEIAKQYHKTRYYKAAIASFNNFIAEYPGSPFREAAYYYRYDSAYQLAINSFEVLMQERLENAREFYNSYNKYYPEGEFTQDSEASMMEIDKRLENF; this comes from the coding sequence ATGAAAAAAGGAATTCTCGCTCTAGGCCTGTTGATGGTCACTATATCCTGTAGTGAATATCAGTCATTGCTTAAAAATGAGGAAACTGCACCTAAATATACGGCTGCAGAGGAATTATATACCGAAGGTAAAGAAGAAGATGATAATGGAAAGCTACGTAAGGCTTTACGATTATTGGAACAGATCGAGCCTGAGTATCGAGGAAAACCTCAGGGGGAACGCCTTGTTTATATTCTTGGAGATACGTATTACCAGTTAGGTGATTATTATAATGCGCCTTTCAATTTTGAACGTTTTGTTCAGTTGTATCCAAATAGCCAGAAGGTAGAAGAAGCCGAATATAAAACGGCGGTTAGCTATTACAATCGTTCTCCGCGCTTTAACCTGGATCAAACCGATACCAGAAAAGCGATCGAAGAACTTCAGGTTTATCTAAATAAGTATCCGGAAGGAGAATTTGTAGATTCAGCAAATGATTATGCGACAGAGTTGCGAGTGAAGCTGGAAAAGAAAGCTTACGAGATCGCAAAGCAATATCACAAAACCAGATATTATAAAGCGGCAATCGCTTCTTTCAATAACTTCATTGCAGAATATCCGGGATCGCCGTTTAGAGAAGCTGCTTATTACTATCGATACGATTCAGCATACCAGCTAGCGATCAATAGCTTTGAAGTTTTAATGCAAGAAAGACTTGAAAATGCCAGGGAATTTTATAATTCCTATAATAAATATTATCCAGAAGGAGAGTTTACTCAGGACTCTGAGGCTTCCATGATGGAAATTGATAAAAGGTTAGAGAATTTTTAA
- the dapA gene encoding 4-hydroxy-tetrahydrodipicolinate synthase — protein MEAFIGTGVALVTPFNDDLSVDTNALSALVKDQIDNGIEYLVVLGTTAESATLSKKEKELVKTVVKEANQGKLPLVLGMGGNDTAGLVEELISEDLEGFDAILSVSPFYNKPTQEGIYRHFKAVAEASPLPLILYNVPGRTASNILPETINRIARDFKNVIGVKEAAGDIVQAMKLISLVPEDFLVISGDDMITLPMTLAGGKGVISVIGQGLPKEFSEMVRLGLKGEVREAYKLHYRIAPSIDMIFAEGNPAGIKAMLHKRSLIKNNLRLPLVEATDGLYARISAFVESF, from the coding sequence ATGGAAGCTTTTATTGGTACCGGAGTAGCGCTGGTTACTCCATTTAATGATGATCTTAGTGTAGACACGAACGCCCTTTCAGCATTAGTGAAAGATCAGATAGATAACGGGATTGAATACCTGGTGGTTTTAGGAACTACTGCAGAAAGTGCAACCCTTAGTAAAAAAGAGAAGGAGCTTGTAAAAACTGTGGTCAAAGAGGCAAACCAGGGGAAACTACCTTTAGTGCTTGGAATGGGAGGTAATGATACGGCTGGGCTGGTTGAAGAACTTATATCAGAAGATCTGGAAGGTTTTGATGCAATACTATCAGTTTCTCCATTTTACAACAAACCAACACAGGAAGGGATTTACCGTCACTTTAAGGCAGTAGCTGAAGCTTCACCACTACCGTTAATTTTATATAATGTACCGGGTAGAACTGCGAGTAACATCCTGCCGGAAACCATCAACAGGATCGCCAGAGATTTTAAAAATGTGATTGGGGTAAAAGAAGCAGCCGGAGATATAGTGCAGGCTATGAAATTGATCTCGCTTGTTCCCGAAGATTTTCTTGTGATTTCAGGAGATGATATGATTACTTTGCCAATGACACTGGCAGGCGGGAAAGGTGTGATTTCGGTTATTGGTCAGGGCTTGCCTAAAGAATTTTCAGAAATGGTACGTCTGGGGTTAAAAGGGGAAGTTAGAGAAGCTTATAAATTACATTATCGCATTGCACCTTCTATAGACATGATCTTTGCTGAAGGGAATCCAGCTGGAATTAAAGCTATGCTACACAAAAGATCTCTAATTAAGAATAATCTGCGACTACCTTTAGTCGAAGCGACCGATGGTCTTTATGCTAGAATTTCAGCCTTCGTTGAAAGTTTCTAG
- a CDS encoding 5'-nucleotidase — MKHLTTIIFASVLMLSSCKTEFKHLEQIDGKRIAVDNSIEEDSEIAEFIAPYKQHLNETLDSPLSYNPSFLSKSDGDLNTAIGNLMADALMEQVNPLFRKNTGNSIDMVLLNHGGIRAEIPVGNVSTRTAYQIMPFENEVIIAELKGEKMLEMMDYLSKAKTAHPVSGIKIIADGSYMIKNATINEQQISKDSTYFVATSDYLVGGGDNMKFFANPVSIHSSDYKIRNVMIDYFSKTDTIRSVIDDRYIRQ, encoded by the coding sequence ATGAAACACCTTACCACGATTATATTTGCTTCAGTTCTTATGCTCAGCTCCTGTAAAACTGAGTTTAAACATTTAGAGCAGATAGATGGAAAAAGAATCGCTGTCGACAATAGTATCGAAGAAGATTCAGAGATCGCTGAATTTATCGCTCCATACAAGCAACACCTCAACGAAACTCTTGATTCACCGCTTAGCTACAATCCTTCATTTCTCTCCAAAAGCGACGGAGACCTGAATACGGCTATTGGCAACCTGATGGCAGATGCGCTGATGGAACAGGTGAATCCGTTGTTCAGAAAAAACACCGGAAACAGTATAGATATGGTCTTACTAAATCATGGTGGGATACGTGCAGAAATCCCTGTGGGTAATGTTAGCACCAGGACTGCTTACCAGATAATGCCGTTCGAAAATGAAGTAATCATTGCTGAGCTGAAAGGTGAAAAGATGCTGGAAATGATGGATTACCTCAGCAAAGCCAAAACTGCACATCCCGTAAGCGGTATAAAGATCATTGCTGATGGCAGTTATATGATCAAGAATGCGACGATCAATGAACAGCAGATCTCGAAGGATAGCACCTACTTTGTTGCGACTTCAGATTACCTTGTGGGTGGTGGTGATAACATGAAATTTTTCGCTAATCCTGTAAGTATTCATTCCAGTGATTACAAGATTCGAAATGTGATGATAGACTACTTTAGTAAAACCGATACGATTAGAAGTGTGATCGATGACAGATATATAAGACAGTAA